A single window of Gossypium arboreum isolate Shixiya-1 chromosome 13, ASM2569848v2, whole genome shotgun sequence DNA harbors:
- the LOC108461726 gene encoding uncharacterized protein LOC108461726: protein MADDLSFFSKDSFILKLPKKSPLVLRMVVLLFVMVCGVYIFSICLKQISTSSTSEFLNIGVIQKPCPEPNIEPWEIPYVHYPNPKTFSRAECACNPVRYFAIMSMQRSGSGWFETLLNNHTNISSNGEIFSVKVRRTNVSTIVETLDKVYNLDWFTSASKNECTAAVGLKWMLNQGLMQYHKEIVEYFNARGVSAIFLFRRNLLRRMISILANSYDQNAKLLNGTHKSHVHSPLEADILASYKPVINATLLVPNIREVEETTKKALEYFKSTRHIILYYEDVVKNRTKLTEVQEFLKVPKRELSSRQDSGVNRVGNPPSHPVEVLAIDFAYFAFNLETCFFSSSSSSFVASHRLFYSFFCPLNTQTLLYLFFFQSKEKFVFSCNVYVNDAPSIIFL from the exons ATGGCCGACGATCTGAGTTTCTTCAGCAAG GATTCTTTCATCCTAAAGCTGCCAAAGAAGTCTCCATTGGTGTTGAGGATGGTTGTGTTGTTGTTTGTAATGGTTTGTGGTGTGTATATATTCTCAATTTGTTTGAAGCAAATAAGCACCAGCAGCACGTCTGAGTTTTTGAATATCGGAGTGATTCAAAAGCCTTGTCCAGAACCTAATATTGAGCCATGGGAAATTCCTTACGTGCACTATCCTAACCCCAAAACTTTTAGCAG GGCCGAGTGTGCATGCAATCCTGTCCGGTATTTTGCCATTATGTCAATGCAGAGATCTGGGAGCGGATGGTTTGAAACCTTATTGAACAATCATACTAACATAAGCTCGAATGGGGAGATATTCTCTGTCAAAGTTAGGAGGACTAATGTGTCAACAATTGTTGAGACTTTGGACAAAGTTTACAACTTAGACTGGTTCACCAGTGCCTCTAAAAATGAGTGCACAGCTGCTGTTGGATTGAAGTGGATGCTTAATCAG GGATTGATGCAGTACCACAAAGAAATAGTGGAATACTTTAATGCTCGGGGTGTTTCAGCTATTTTTCTCTTTAGGAGGAATCTTTTGCGCAGGATGATTTCGATACTAGCTAATTCTTATGATCAGAATGCCAAGCTACTAAATGGAACCCACAAGTCTCATGTTCATTCCCCTCTCGAG GCTGACATACTTGCCAGTTACAAGCCTGTAATCAATGCAACACTGCTAGTTCCAAACATAAGGGAGGTTGAAGAGACTACTAAAAAGGCATTGGAGTACTTCAAAAGCACCAGGCATATCATACTTTACTACGAGGATGTAGTAAAGAACCGCACT AAACTAACCGAAGTTCAAGAATTCCTAAAAGTTCCAAAGAGGGAGTTAAGTAGTCGTCAG GACTCAGGAGTCAACAGGGTGGGGAACCCACCAAGCCACCCTGTTGAAGTTTTGGCTATAGATTTTGCTTATTTTGCTTTCAACTTAGAAAcctgtttcttttcttcttcctcttcttcttttgTAGCCTCACATCGACTATTCTATTCATTCTTTTGCCCTCTCAACACACAAACTCTGCtgtatcttttttttttccaatcaaAGGAGAAATTTGTTTTTTCCTGCAATGTGTATGTTAATGATGCCCCATCTATTATTTTTCTTTGA
- the LOC108464277 gene encoding polyadenylate-binding protein RBP47B-like — MQSTNATDLSSNQEQKQQQPPQQPPQWVANQWMGAMQYPTTAAMVMMQQQQMMMYPHHYMAYNNHFQYQQYQQQQGKQQYQQQQQSYSSKQQQHGSNSDEVKTIWVGDLVHWMDESYLHSCFSHTGEVSSVKIIRNKQTGQSEGYGFVEFYSREAAEKVLQSYNGSLMPNTEQAFRLNWASFSVNERRPDSGSDLSIFVGDLAADVTDTMLHETFSSRFQSVKGAKVVIDSNTGRSKGYGFVRFGDENERSRAMTEMNGVYCSSRPMRIGVATPKKASGYQQQYSSQAVVLAGGHASNGAVAQGSQYDNDSNNATIFVGGLDSDVSDDDLRQPFSQFGEIVSVKIPPGKGCGFVQFVNRKNAEEAIQSLNGTTIGKQTVRLSWGRNVNKQWRADSGNQWNGGYYQGQVYGGYGYGYATPSNQDPSMYAAAAIPGAS; from the exons ATGCAGTCAACCAACGCTACTGATTTGAGCTCAAATCAAGAACAAAAACAACAGCAGCCGCCGCAACAACCGCCGCAGTGGGTGGCGAACCAGTGGATGGGAGCCATGCAGTACCCGACGACGGCGGCTATGGTAATGATGCAGCAGCAACAGATGATGATGTACCCTCATCATTATATGGCTTATAATAATCATTTCCAGTACCAACAATATCAACAACAGCAAGGTAAACAGCAATACCAGCAGCAGCAGCAAAGCTACTCATCGAAACAACAACAACATGGATCTAACTCGGATGAGGTTAAAACGATCTGGGTTGGTGACCTAGTTCATTGGATGGATGAGAGTTATCTTCATAGTTGCTTTTCTCACACTGGAGAG GTTTCTTCTGTAAAGATCATACGCAATAAGCAAACTGGTCAGTCTGAAGGATATGGATTCGTGGAATTTTACTCACGGGAAGCAGCTGAAAAGGTTTTGCAAAGCTATAATGGCTCTTTAATGCCAAATACTGAACAGGCTTTTCGTTTGAATTGGGCTTCATTCAGTGTGAATGAAAGGCGACCTGATTCAGGCTCTGACCTATCTATATTTGTAGGAGATTTGGCTGCGGATGTAACTGATACAATGTTGCATGAAACCTTTTCTAGTAGATTTCAATCTGTCAAAGGAGCAAAAGTTGTTATTGATTCAAATACTGGTCGTTCTAAAGGTTACGGTTTTGTTAGGTTTGGTGATGAAAATGAAAGGTCAAGGGCCATGACTGAAATGAATGGTGTGTATTGCTCAAGTAGACCTATGAGAATTGGTGTTGCTACTCCCAAGAAAGCATCCGGATATCAGCAACAGTATTCTTCACAAG CTGTGGTATTGGCTGGTGGACATGCATCAAATGGTGCTGTAGCCCAAGGTTCTCAATACGATAATGATTCAAATAATGCAACC ATATTTGTTGGAGGACTTGACTCCGATGTTAGTGATGATGATCTCAGACAACCCTTTTCCCAGTTTGGTGAGATCGTCTCTGTGAAAATACCACCTGGAAAAGGTTGCGGGTTTGTGCAATTTGTGAACAG GAAGAACGCTGAGGAAGCAATCCAGAGTTTGAACGGGACAACCATAGGGAAGCAGACTGTCCGTCTTTCTTGGGGTCGCAATGTAAACAAACAG TGGAGAGCCGATTCGGGTAACCAGTGGAATGGAGGATATTATCAAGGGCAAGTATATGGTGGTTATGGTTACGGCTATGCTACGCCATCAAATCAGGATCCGAGCATGTATGCTGCAGCTGCTATTCCGGGTGCATCTTAA